In Fragaria vesca subsp. vesca linkage group LG5, FraVesHawaii_1.0, whole genome shotgun sequence, the genomic stretch TGTGTGTATCAACAGAGATATTCCAACCCTCAGTTCTATCTTATATAGCATGACTCGTCATTGGTATGCTATTTGAGGCAATCGCCCCACTTTTGTATCTTTATACTCAATATGCCATTCCCGGAATATGGTGCTAGTATTCACAAATATGTTTGCTGTTGTAAAAATGTTTTTAGTTTCCTAAATGAACACATCTTCGTAGTTTTCTTTTTTGGGTTGCTTTTTATTTCATTTGGATTTTTATCTTGAGTGTGCATGTGGGCTGGAAGTGGTGTAACTTATAATTAGTTAAATGAGTTCCTGTATTTAAGATATGTTCTGTGTAACATCTATATACGCCCGAGATTCTCTCACTTTCTATTCCTTGGATAATGTATCATGGGCACACATCCTCCAGAGTTACTCATGCTGAATGAGTGGACACTTGATGGATCTTCTGGTCCAGACATTGCCCGTTGGCCTTCAATGCATAGTTTCCTATGGGTTATGCTGTTATATTTTTATCTTATAAAGTATGATTTTTGATTTTATCTTTCCATTGCAGGTGGGATTGTAGTTTCCAGTATGGTAGCTTAGTTGAGGAGGTAGATGGACATACAGCAGTACTTTATCATAGGCTTCAGCTAGACTGGTTCCCAATGTAATTCCTCACCATGATCCCGATTGGTTACATATTCTTCCAAGTCGCTACTAGTTGTAGACATTTCCTTTGAGCTTCAGTTGCCCTATTTTCTCGAGAAGTGTATCTTGGGCAATATGTTAAATTCTTATGTGGTTTTTAATTTCATTTATGACTTCCATTGCTTATGTCAATTAGAGGTCTGGAGTCATGTTCTGTATACCATTCTACCTAGCTCTAAGACGAGAATCAGTATGACTTGTGCTCAAGAATCGTTATGTTTCAGGGTTGTGTGGCCCCGTGATCTGTGCTATGTGCGGTATTGGCGTCGAAATGATGATGGGAGCTATGGTAATGTATTCTGCTTGCATGACTATATCATTAATAGACGTATATATTTGCCAATTGTTTTTTCTCTTCATGGTGCAGTTGTGTTATTTCGTTCTAGGGAGCATGAGAACTGTGGTCCACAGCCAGGATATGTGCGAGCACATATTGAAAGTAAGTTTATTTCTTCTCTATTGGTCATAGCATTCGAGGGATGAGAAATAGTTGGGATTGTTAGTTTTTTCTTTTAGTTTAAGTAAACCATCTAAAGACCTACATTTTTTTTTTACTGGTCTTCTTTTAAGGTGGTGGATTCAACATTTCCCCTCTAAAACCTCGAAATGGGAGGCCCAGAACCCAGGTCCAGCATCTGATGCAGATTGATCTAAAAGGATGGGGTGTGGGTTATGTTTCATCTTTTCAACAGCATTGTCTCCTTCAGGTGTTAAACAGTGTTGCTGGTAAGTTCCTTGTTTACTTGTTAACAGTCAAAATTCAATGCTACATAAAAGGTTGTCACTTTTGTGATTGATCACCCCATATGTTGCACGGTTGTACATAACCTCTGTGTGCATTCACATTCTGCTTTCTTCTAATGTTTGTAGCTCATCCGATGGCCTTGAGGCAGGTTTTCTTTTTTATATAGTATTTTGGGATCTGAGTGAAGGCACCACATTAACTGTTTTGAGTTGAATATATAAGAAATTACTTCTTCAATACATTAATAAATATGGATATTTTATCCGTTGTGATGAAATGTATTTATATATTTATTAATTCTTTGCTATCTTATATTTATTGATTTGCAGTTGTTTTGTCAAATCCTTCCTTTCAGCATCTTATTGGAGCACTATAATATTCTATTCTTGCTGCAATATTATGCTTATTATCTTTTCTTTTTATGACAGGGCTGCGTGAGTGGTTTTCTCAGACGGATGAAAGGAATGCTCCTCCTAGGATCCCTGTTATGGTCAATATGTCCTCAGCTTCTGTTTCTTCTCGCAAGGGTCAAAAGTTTCTTGATTCTTCTATTAATTCTACGAACAGAAATTCAGTGATGATGGATGAATACTCGGACGAGGATGAAGAATTTCAGATCGCCGAGGCTGAACAAGAGGTTTGATATGAATTCAGTATTTGTGCTCTATGCTATCTATATATTAAGGAATATATATTATGTTCCTTTTCCTTCTTTTGCAGGCATACCAGAATGGGCTTCAGAGTGATATCAAGAAAACAGGTTAATAATTACTATCTCAGTCTAATTCTAATGGTCTTCATCCTTGTTTAATGAATTGAATTGAGTACCTAATTACAATGTCTCTCATGATATGAAGCTGTAGAAGAAGAACCAGCCGATCAGATTGATTTGTCCTGTTTTTCGGGTAATCTGCGGCACGATAATAGTGATAAAGGGCGTGATTGTTGGACAATTTCAGAGGGAAACAACTTCAGAGTTCGGAGCAAACATTTTTGTTATGACAAGACAAAGGTTATTTTTACTCAACCTGCTTCTTATGTAGTTTCTGATTTATTTATTTTTAAATTATGAACTGACATGTATTGTTTAGTGACTGATACCCTTGTTGGCATGCTTATTTGAAGATCCCTGCAGGAAAGCATCTAATGGATCTTGTTGCTGTTGACTGGTTTAAAGATACAAAGAGAATGGACCATGTTGTAAGGCGTCAAGGATGTGCAGCACAAGTATGTATTTAAGTCTGATCCTGTTTAAATGGAGTAAAAGACAGTTACTGCTTTGCATATTAAAAATAAATATGTATCTACTGAAGCTGTATCTAGATTAGTTTTAGCGAAAAATACCAAGAGCCTCTTTCACATATCGAATTTGTACAATTTTGATGGAGGATCACAAAAATTGAATTATAATTTAGGTTAAACTATATATCTTGTCGACTAAGATCGATAGGACATGCACTTCTCAAATATTAGATTAAAATTTAGGTGAGAATGGATGATATGTATGCATTTGTTGGCAACTCGGTGTTAATATGATTATGATATTAAAAGCTGCACGGTTAAATTTTAGTGGCTGTAGTTGGTTTAGCAGTTGACCAATAAACTGTTGTGGCCGAATTGATGAGTGCTATAGGATGTGCCAATTTGTATAGTCGGACATAATTATAGTAATGATGAAGGTGTGGGCAATGACTTTTTGGGTAGTGTGGCATAGGAAATAAAGGGATTTATTCTCCATAGGTTTGAAGGCAGGAGTTGGGAAGTGATTTTGTATGAGTATCTGTGTCCTTTATGTTTTGTTGTTTTTCATTTTGAAATTACAGATCATGCTAGTAGGACTGTAAACTGTTACTGTAATTCAACATAAATGCCGTAGTTAGTTCATTGATCCCAATGGGTTCCTTTGGTTGATTTTCTGACCATAGTTTGTATATTTGTGCAGGTTGCCTCAGAAAAAGGGCTTTTCTCTATAGTCTTTAATCTCCAAGTAAGTTGTTTTACATATCTGACTTAACTTTTAGTCATGATTTATGAGGAGTTAGGAATTGATGAGTCCCGTCTACAGGTTCCTGGGTCAACACATTACAGTATGGTCTTCTATTTTGTGACAAAAGAATTAGTACCTGGATCTCTCTTGCAACGTTTTGTTGATGGTGATGATGAATTCCGTACTAGTAGACTGAAGCTTATTCCATCAGTTCCTAAGGTATTAATTCAGTTTTTTTACCATTAAAAAGTGAAAATATAGAAGTCCAATCTCAGGACTGTTGTAGCTGTCAATTGATCTTGAATTTGGCCACACACACACACACATATGTATCAATATAAGCATCATTCTTCCTTTGTTGGTGTCGGGTTTTTAAATCTTTTTGGCTACTTCAGATATTTGTTTCATAGAAAGGAAAAGGAAAAGAACAATGCAACACAATCAAGATAGGCTAGCAGAAAGGACTAGACAATGCCAAGAAGAATCATTAATTGAAGGATTAAAGATTAAACCCAATGTTAGGCTGAACATGCTAGCAAGTAACTGCCTAACGTAAAAAGAGGCTTAAACACCATAAACTCTTGTTTTTGATCAATCAAATCCCCTTTCCAAACTCAGGTAAAGGTGGCAGTCAAGCACACAGTGACGTGAGCACCAGCCTAGCACAATGGTAATGAATAGGGGATTGCGAAGTTATGAGGCACTGAACTAAGTTGATATTTACATTTAATAGTCCTTGACCATAACCTTGGTAATGCTATGGCCTAAAGCTTCTCAAAGATTGTAGGGAGATGCTTTCCTTCCTAACTTGCAGTGACAGGTTCAATAAGTCTAGTCAAGGCGCACTTATTCCATAACAGAAACTAGAATCTTTAACTATATTGAAGAAACTTCTGCCTGTACTAATTAGATGTTGAAATCACTTTCTCCAAGCAGCATATAGTATAAACGCACGTAGGATACGGGAAGCCAGAATCCTTTTCGTTCTCTTTTTTCCTTATGTTTCCAAGTCTCCAGCATTTGCAACTCAATACAGAGCTAAGAATGCACAATTTCACTAAAAGATAAACCAAGTCATAGGAATCGACTGTCAGTCTCTCATACCATTCATGTCTTCAAGGCTTAAAATGGAGACCCATGAATACAGAGAGAGCGTTTGAGTGACCTTCTGAGGAAAAGTTTCTGAATGAACCATCAAACAAACCATTGACATCCACTTTAGCTAATGAAACATTAACTACAGGTTTACTCACATGAAGAATTCTCTGTCTCTTATATACTTATTCTGGTGGTATTTTTTATTTATTTATTTATTTTTTATTTTACATTCTGGCGGAAGCTCTGGTTTAAACTTCGTTTCCATATGTTATATCTAGTTCTTTTATTTTCTGTATTATACTAGAAACGGGGTTTGTTTTGTACATGTCATTGAGTAATATTTATGAAACCATGCAGGGTTCATGGATTGTTCGCCAGAGTGTTGGAAGCACCCCTTGTTTGTTGGGAAAAGCTGTTGATTGCAATTACATACGCGGTCCCAAGTACTTAGAAGTAATATAAAGCGTTCTTTTTGGGCTGGGACTTTAGACCCTTTATAGAAGGAACTGTTCTTAAGGGTTTTTATATTTCTGCAGATTGATGTGGACATTGGCTCCTCTACTGTTGCTAATGGTGTTCTGGGACTTGTAACTGGTGTAATTACAACATTGGTGGTTGACATGGCTTTTCTTGTACAGGTATGTTTGTCTTACCGAATCCAGACGCCAGTATTTAAATAAACTACAATCTGGAACAATCTAAAAAAGATGGTATTTTTTTTCTTTCTATTTTGCTTCGAGAGATATGGATATGGTTTTTATGTCTGATAGGCAAAGCTTTCATCAATTTATAACAGATGTAGTGCTACTGTCACAGCGTGCTGTTATTAATGTCTTAGATCTTTAATGTTCATTTAAGGAACTGAAATTTTGCACTCCAAAAATTCTAATCCACACTCCTGAATTTTTAAATAATATTTTACTCCCCAATATATTTCATTTCCAGAAAATACCCCAAGTCAGATTTTTCTTTTCCTTTTTTTGCATTGCCAAATTTTCTTTTTACCCTAGTTCCTTTGTTTTCGTCCTCCAACAGATCCAACTCATATTCATTTCATTAAAACCATATCCAACAGATCAAATACATAAACAATCAATTAAACAAACTCCATGTTGCTTCAGTGGTATTTTTATGGACAATTGTGGGATCATCATCTGGCTGTCATTATAGTCCAATAGATAATGCTGGGAAACAAGAAGAGGACAGTCCACCCTCAAATACTCAAAACCCTTAATTTAAAAAATTTAAGAATTCGCTCCGAACTTGACCTCTATTCCCAACATGAAGTAAGACCCAATTTGATTGACTCCCACAAATATTCCAACCTTAGCTGCTCTCACACAACCCCTAGCTAATCCATGAACCCTCTCCTCTACCATCCCCCGGCAGTGACGATTAAGCCCCCTAGCTAATCCATGAACCCTCTCCTCTACCGTCCCCCGGTGGTGACGATTACGCCGCCTGGGAAGGCAACTTCTTGTTCCTCCTCAACATCTCCACCATCAGCTTCTTCATCTGCCTATAATTTAGTTGGGAATAAAGAGACTGGTCAGTTTTTGCTTTGCAGCAATCCCTTCGGTTTGCCTCAACCTCAACATATTCTACAAGTGGCTCCTGATGGAGCAGGTTGGTGTATGCGGGAACCAAAAGTTTTGGCTGAAGAAGAGAGAAGGGGATGTATTCATCTTGAGTCGTGGTTTTGTTAAGAACGAGGGTGACAGAAACTCTAAATCTGACTCAAGGGTAATTCAGGAAAAGGAAAAGAGATTGTTGTTAAAATATTATTTAAAATTGTGTGGATTACAAGTATTGGAGTGCAAATTTCACTTCCTTTTATTTATAATGGTTCTTGAGTAATCAACAATACTTAGGGTATAGAAGCTCCTCAGTACATGGTTTTATGCATGTGAAATGGTTGGAAAATGTTATATTACTTTGTAAGCTGACTGGGAAATGGTTTCCTACAGGCAAATACAACAGATGAATTACCAGAGAGGCTAATTGGTGCAGTCCGTGTTTCTCATATAGAACTCAAATCTGCTATAGTCCCAAAGCTGGAGGTGGATCCATCTCCTTCATAACTGAAAGACAATTAACCCTTTTCTGGTTTTATACAAAATCATTGGTTCAGATATGCTTGTAATGCATCTCCTTATATCATTGCCATATCTCACTTCAGGAATGAAGATAGTCAATATCTCAAGTGCAATTTTTGCACAAAATAGTGGCATGACTTTTATAATAAGTACAGTCCAGGTAAATTGTTTTGTTCATTATTTTTTCGTTCAATCAAGGTATATTCTTCTTTTCAAGCCATTGGGGACTCTCAAGTTCAAGTCTATGCTGGGACTCTCAAAAAATTAGTGGTTCTCATTGGTAATAGCAGGGTTAGCCCAGTTACTATGACCCATCTTTTCGAGACATTTTATAGAATGGGAATGACATAGGACTATTGTTTCGTTATGGAGTAATAACGACCTTACATATGGAATGAACCATGTGTTTGACCCTCTGTTTCTAGACATATAACCCAGCTTTGTATCTAGAGTTCTTGTTGCATGACTATGAGTTAGCAACTACATATGAAGTAGCTGGTCCCTTGTAGTATTACCTCTCAAATTGCTTGGTCTTCGTGTGTTCTACTACATCCTTTCTGTACCTGCTTAAAAGCCAAGCCAGCCGAGTTGAATTATTATTTTTTTGTAACCTTTGGATGTCTATGAGAAAGAGTTTTCCCTCTGTCCGGCATGAGGAGTCATCTTTCCATCGGAGATGCCAACAGTCATCTTTTCATCTTATTTTTCATGTTAGTTTTTTGTTTGTACCAAGTATTGATCAATATGATTCATCTTTTCAAAGATTTATCATTAATGTTGTTGTGACATCGGTGTTTGAAGTTTTGTGAAAAAATAGTATGATGAGATTAGCAGCCGAAGCAAGGGGAATATGTTATCAATACATTTCTTGAAAAATTAGCATCATGATATTACTATTGCGATGTGCTAGCTCGATTAAATTCATACAGATCTAGTTCGAGTAAAATTCATAAGTTTGTTCACTCTTGCCACATTTCTCAGATGATCTTTATTAATTTGTTTGGAAACTGTGGACTCTATGTAATATCGTCTATAGGAGGGGAAATATGCATTACTATACAAATTTATTGTTGACAAAGTCACAAAACGCATCCAGTGAAGCCAA encodes the following:
- the LOC101306049 gene encoding uncharacterized protein LOC101306049; the encoded protein is MSSKVVYEGWMVRYGRRKIGRSYIHMRYFVLESRLLAYYKRKPQDNQVPIKTLLIDGNCRVEDRGLKTHHGHMVYVLSIYNKKDKYLRITMAAFNIQEALVWKEKIEYVIDQHQGSQAANGNKYVSFEYKSGMDNGRTASSSDHESQFSAQEDEDDTHPNLLRRTTIGNGPPESIFDWTRELDSELSNQSNNNQAFSRKHWRLLQCQNGLRIFEELLEVDYLPRSCSRAMKAVGVVEATCEEIFELVMSMDGSRFEWDCSFQYGSLVEEVDGHTAVLYHRLQLDWFPMVVWPRDLCYVRYWRRNDDGSYVVLFRSREHENCGPQPGYVRAHIESGGFNISPLKPRNGRPRTQVQHLMQIDLKGWGVGYVSSFQQHCLLQVLNSVAGLREWFSQTDERNAPPRIPVMVNMSSASVSSRKGQKFLDSSINSTNRNSVMMDEYSDEDEEFQIAEAEQEAYQNGLQSDIKKTAVEEEPADQIDLSCFSGNLRHDNSDKGRDCWTISEGNNFRVRSKHFCYDKTKIPAGKHLMDLVAVDWFKDTKRMDHVVRRQGCAAQVASEKGLFSIVFNLQVPGSTHYSMVFYFVTKELVPGSLLQRFVDGDDEFRTSRLKLIPSVPKGSWIVRQSVGSTPCLLGKAVDCNYIRGPKYLEIDVDIGSSTVANGVLGLVTGVITTLVVDMAFLVQANTTDELPERLIGAVRVSHIELKSAIVPKLEVDPSPS